Proteins encoded together in one Vicia villosa cultivar HV-30 ecotype Madison, WI unplaced genomic scaffold, Vvil1.0 ctg.000877F_1_1, whole genome shotgun sequence window:
- the LOC131631855 gene encoding uncharacterized protein LOC131631855, with product MSQTSPSKNTTPRSETTFDSRAPSMVGDQDVVLDVAPLNSVPATDPVGSIPRKMHARKSTGGSVPETFSAQNKEGSAYVHNAIAGLVTRILNEGHKVAGISVSLAQVPAPENREDDQVDASKDHVDVETSEANNVEGSDAKNADASGDKDAEILETEKAEEVNATSPKEKPTCPIDSVNDMVDLDNLDDPIDIADDDLISSISNRVKARRGKQVDDQHPPKTKVAPLKNATKENIKKVSAEPSKTRSKVAVKKRKERSVSDSEDNVLSDVPDIPSKKKIAVTKSSIKVRDVPLDNIYLHYASNAI from the coding sequence ATGTCTCAGACTTCTCCTTCGAAGAACACTACTCCTCGCTCTGAAACTACATTCGACTCTAGGGCACCAAGTATGGTAGGTGATCAGGATGTTGTGCTGGATGTTGCGCCATTGAACTCGGTCCCAGCCACTGATCCTGTTGGCAGTataccaagaaagatgcatgcaagaaaatcaactggtGGGTCTGTTCCAGAAACGTTTTCTGCTCAGAATAAAGAAGGATCTGCTTATGTCCACAATGCGATCGCAGGTCTTGTcacaagaatcttgaatgaaggtcACAAGGTAGCAGGAATATCTGTTTCTTTAGCCCAAGTTCCTGCCCCTGAGAACAGAGAAGATGATCAAGTTGATGCTAGCAAAGATCATgttgatgttgagacatctgaagcCAACAATGTTGAGGGTTCTGATGCTAAAAATGCTGATGCATCTGGAGATAAAGATGCTGAGATTCTTGAAACTGAGAAAGCTGAAGAGGTCAATGCTACTTCTCCTAAAGAGAAGCCTACTTGTCCTATTGACAGTGTAAATGATATGGTGGATCTGGATAATCTTGATGATCCTATTGacattgctgatgatgacctcatctctAGCATTTCCAACAGAGTCAAGGCTCGAAGGGGAAAGCAGGTTGATGATCAACATCCTCCCAAAACAAAGGTTGCTCCTCTAAAGAATGCCACCAAAGAAAACATCAAGAAGGTATCTGCTGAGCCTTCAAAAACTAGGAGCAAGGTTGctgtgaagaagagaaaagaaagaagtgttTCTGACTCCGAAGACAATGTCctaagtgatgtccctgacatcccttcaaagaagaagattgctgtcaCAAAATCCTCCATAAAGGTCCGTGATGTTCCTTTGGACAACATTTATCTGCACTATGCTTCAAATGCTATCTAG